Below is a genomic region from Bacillus mycoides.
TTGATTTCTCACATTTTAAAAACGTACTTTTCAAACATACAACACACTCTTATATCAATTGTTATTATGTTTTTCTCTTCATACGCTTGACTTTCCCCTTGAAAAATGCCCTCGAATCAAACCTAGAAATATGCTAGTTTTTTGTCAAGAGAAAAATGTATTTCCAAAATTCAAATCAACAATATTGTTATTCACAAATAGAAAAAAACTCCCCTTTCTCTAGACATAAAATTCGTTTTTTTGTCATTTTTCAAACAGACTAAATAAAAAAGTACCGAGAATAAATTATATTCCCGGTACTTTAATCATTCTTTCGTTGCATATTTTCTAACAGCCGGCATAATTTCGGTAGCAATTAATTCAATGTTTTTCTCAATCTTATCAAATGGTACACCGCCAAAATCAATCTGTGCCATAAAACGTTGCTGTCCAAATAATTCATATTGATAAAGCATTTTTTCAATAATTTGTTGCGGGCTACCAATCATTAACGCATCACGGTGATCTACTGCGTTAGTAAATTGTTGTTTTGGATACCCACCACCGCGTAGCGCAAGCATACCAGCATTAATATGAGGATAATATTCACTAAGTGCATCTTGTGAATTTTCTGCTGTATAAAATAAACTTGTTGTTGCAATTGGTAATGTTGCTGGATCAAAACCACTTTGCTCAGCTGCTTCACGATATGCATCAACCGAAACTTTAAAATTAACAGCTGGGCCACCAAGTGTCGTAAGCATCATTGGTACACCTGCGCGTCCTGCCTTAATTGCACTAGCAGGTGGCCCTCCAACAGCACGCCAAATTGGCATATTGTTATTTTTAGCTCTCGGTATAATTGCCGCATGTTCAAGTGGCGTTCTAAACTGCCCTTTCCATGTTACACTTTCTTCTTTATTTATTTTTAATAAAAGATCCATCTTCTCTTCAAATAGTTCTTCATAATAATTTACATCGTAACCAAGTAAACTATATCCCCCAATACGAGATCCACGACCAGCAACGATTTCAGCACGACCATTAGAAATTAAATCAATTGTGGCAAAATCCTCATATACACGAACCGGATCTGACGTGCTTAATACTGTTGCAGAACTCGCGATTTTAATGTTTTTCGTAGCTTGTGCAATAGCTCCTAAAATAACTGTATGAGCTTGCGTTGTAAAATGCGCTTGATGACTTTCACCGACAGCAAACACATCAATTCCAGCTTCATCTGCTAACTTAGCTGTTTCAATTAGTTCATGAATTCTTTTTTCTGCACTTATTTTCGAACCATTATGCGGATTTAAAATATGATCTCCAATTGAATATAATCCAAATTCAATTCCCTTACTTGTATCAATACGGTATTTTTCCATAGTTGCTCTCTCCCTTTTAATAAAGCGGTATTAATTTCTCTTCAATCTCTTTTCTTCTCTCTTCTAAAAATGGTGGTAAATCCAGCTCTTTTCCTAATTCTTCAACTGTTGAATCTACTGTAAATCCTGGTCCATCCGTTGCAATCTCAAATAAAATGCCATTTGACTCACGGAAATATAAACTTTTAAAATAAAAGCGATCGATAATCCCTGTTGATTGGAACCCTTTATCTTTCACCGCTTCATTCCAATAACTCAGTTCTTCATCATTTTTCACACGAATAGCTAAATGATGAATACTTCCTTTTCCTGGTCTTTCACTCTCTCCATCTTGCTGTTTCACCAAAATTTCTCCAAAAGATTGACCATCGATAGATTGATAAATCCCCTCATCGTCTGAACGAGATACTTCTTTATAACTAAACAAACCTGTTAATGTTTTTGATAATTTATTTAAACTGCGCACTGTCATTTCAACTGTTCCCATGCCTAAAATACGATGATTCTGCTCTACAGAAGATTCATCCCATGCAGTCCAATATTCAGGCACCTCTTCATCTTTATTATTTAACAGCACTAACCGTAGACCATCTGGATCTTCAAAGTGCAGTGCGTCTCTTCCGGCGTAAGTTGTAATTTCCCCATGCGCCACCTGGAGTGACTCAAAACGTCTCTTCCAAAATGTAAGACTTTCTATTGAAGGTACGAGCAAGCCTATTTGTGTTATTGCATTTGTACCACGGATTGTTCTACCTACATTCGGCATTTCAAAAAATGATAATTCAGTTCCGGCACTCCCTGTTAAATCACCATAAAACAAATGATACATAAATGGATTATCTTGATTGACTGTCTTTTTCACCCGGCGTAACCCTAAAACATCTCGATAAAAATTATTATTTGTTTTCGCATTTTTAGTCACCATAGAAATGTGGTGATGTCCTGGAATTATATACATAAAACTTCCTCCTCTTTATCACTTGATTAGTCAATTGATTAAGTAAAAAAAATTACTCATTCGGTAATTCTTTTTTTTCACTATGCTTATGAACTTTTGACATCAACTCGTATAGTATTTTCTGCTCTTCTTCATTTAATACATCATCAAAAAATGATGATTGAAATGCAAGTTGCTCTGGCAATGCTCTTTCTAAAGCCGCTTCCCCTTGCTCTGTAAGACTAATTGTTTTCGTTTTCCAATCTTGTTTTCGTATAATATATCCTTCTTTTTCAAGACGTGTTAACATTCGAGAAATACCACCTTGTGTAACGGTAACCTGTTCTGCTAACTCCATTTGTGTTAATGGCTGATAAGTCCGTATTTGCAAAAGCACATCAAATTGTGCTGTTGTTAAATCAAAACGTTTTAAAAACTCATTTGACATTTGATTACTTTGGTTCGTAAATCGTATTAAACGTAGCCATATTAACGATCCTATCGTATTTTCACGCATGTTTCATCACTTCCTAGCCTTGATCTTACTATCACTTTACCACTCAAGTGATAGTAATGCAAGTAGAAATATGTTAAAAATACCTCCCAAAATCATTATTCTTAACTTTCCATTTCATTCATTGCTATATTTAAAGCTGCCACAGCTTTTGGCCAACCAACATAAAAAGCCATATGTGTTATTAATGCAATTAATTCATTCTCCATTATCCCATTTTGTTTAGCTAGCTTCAGATGAAATGATAATTGTTCTGTATTACCAAGACTGATTAGTGCCGACAATGTACATAAGCTTCTTTCTCTTAATGTTAAAGTGGCATCCCGCCACACTTCCTCAAATAATATCTCTTCACTATAATGAGAAAATACAGGTGCTATTTCTCTCATTTTCTTTGGAATATAAAATTCAATTGGTTCATTCATCATTTTGCTCCCTTCATTTTTACCAATTGTGCCATCCCTTGACCAAATGACCAGTTTTCAGCAGCTGTCTCATGTAATGTAATAAAAATGTCAGTAACTTTCACATTAGAACATGCTGAAATTTCAAAGGATATAGATTGATACAAACCTTTTTTCTGTTGCACTGTTCTTCCAGGTCCACATGTAATAGAAACATGAATCATATTCTCAGTTCTCATTTCTCCTCTTTCCAACAAATAATATGGATTATACAAAAATTGATTTTGTTGATAAGGTAAAAATATTTGAAAATAATCATTTTCAGGGATGTTAAAATGTTCAATTAATGCAAGATGGATACATTCACCTATCTTTTTCAACTCTTCTTTATTTAATATATCTTCATGATAATAAACGTTCACAAAAGGCATAGATTTTCATTCCTTTTTCTTAATTTAGCATTCAACAACATATCCTCGTGAAATATGTAAAATCTCATAAATAGTAACATCGCCCA
It encodes:
- a CDS encoding LLM class flavin-dependent oxidoreductase, giving the protein MEKYRIDTSKGIEFGLYSIGDHILNPHNGSKISAEKRIHELIETAKLADEAGIDVFAVGESHQAHFTTQAHTVILGAIAQATKNIKIASSATVLSTSDPVRVYEDFATIDLISNGRAEIVAGRGSRIGGYSLLGYDVNYYEELFEEKMDLLLKINKEESVTWKGQFRTPLEHAAIIPRAKNNNMPIWRAVGGPPASAIKAGRAGVPMMLTTLGGPAVNFKVSVDAYREAAEQSGFDPATLPIATTSLFYTAENSQDALSEYYPHINAGMLALRGGGYPKQQFTNAVDHRDALMIGSPQQIIEKMLYQYELFGQQRFMAQIDFGGVPFDKIEKNIELIATEIMPAVRKYATKE
- a CDS encoding ring-cleaving dioxygenase, yielding MYIIPGHHHISMVTKNAKTNNNFYRDVLGLRRVKKTVNQDNPFMYHLFYGDLTGSAGTELSFFEMPNVGRTIRGTNAITQIGLLVPSIESLTFWKRRFESLQVAHGEITTYAGRDALHFEDPDGLRLVLLNNKDEEVPEYWTAWDESSVEQNHRILGMGTVEMTVRSLNKLSKTLTGLFSYKEVSRSDDEGIYQSIDGQSFGEILVKQQDGESERPGKGSIHHLAIRVKNDEELSYWNEAVKDKGFQSTGIIDRFYFKSLYFRESNGILFEIATDGPGFTVDSTVEELGKELDLPPFLEERRKEIEEKLIPLY
- a CDS encoding MarR family winged helix-turn-helix transcriptional regulator, with amino-acid sequence MRENTIGSLIWLRLIRFTNQSNQMSNEFLKRFDLTTAQFDVLLQIRTYQPLTQMELAEQVTVTQGGISRMLTRLEKEGYIIRKQDWKTKTISLTEQGEAALERALPEQLAFQSSFFDDVLNEEEQKILYELMSKVHKHSEKKELPNE
- a CDS encoding carboxymuconolactone decarboxylase family protein; translated protein: MMNEPIEFYIPKKMREIAPVFSHYSEEILFEEVWRDATLTLRERSLCTLSALISLGNTEQLSFHLKLAKQNGIMENELIALITHMAFYVGWPKAVAALNIAMNEMES
- a CDS encoding tautomerase family protein; this encodes MPFVNVYYHEDILNKEELKKIGECIHLALIEHFNIPENDYFQIFLPYQQNQFLYNPYYLLERGEMRTENMIHVSITCGPGRTVQQKKGLYQSISFEISACSNVKVTDIFITLHETAAENWSFGQGMAQLVKMKGAK